The following DNA comes from Candidatus Acidiferrales bacterium.
AGCTTCCAGGGCCCGCCTTGACAGTGCGGCGGTTGACCATGAACTCAAGCTCTCCCTCGAGAACGTAGAACGCTTCATCCTCGCGCCGGTGGATGTGCGGTGGCGGACCGCCCTGTGGGGGAATGACCACTTCGATCAAGGCATAGGCTCCACCGGTCTCTTCGCCCACCATCAGGAAAGTGTAAATGTCTCCGACTAGCGAGACGGTTTTGCCACTGCCGGGCGGCACGAGCTTAAACTCCTGGTCCTCATTCATAGTCGTCACCTCACGAGAATGAAACCAAGAAAGCTTCAGGCCAATTTAGACAAGTCAGGCATCGAGCATGCCTGTGCCTGGCCCACGTAACAAAGATTTGGATATCAAGAGCAGCCTGAGGTACTTCCGCAATTCTCGCACTTATAGCAGTTGCCGTTGCGGAACATGAGGGAGCCGCAATCGGCACAGGTGGGAGCGTCTTCGACCGCGGCGACGGGTTGCGGCGTAGAAGGCGCGCCCACCTGTGTCCCGCTAGGCGGGGTGATTCGGCCCGTTGCAGGCCGTTTGGTCTCCCCTATGTGAGGTGGGGTGCTTGCGGAGATGGAACTTTCGATCTCGCCCTGGCGATATTCCGGGCTGATGAACTTCGAGCCAAGCCACCGGAAGATGTAGTCCATGATGGACTTGGCATAAGGAATCTCCGGATTGCCTGTCCAGCCGGAGGGCTCAAAGCGCATGTGGGCAAACTTTTCAGCAAAAACGCGGAGCGGAACGCCGTACTGCAACGAAATGGAAATGGCCGTGGCGAAGGCGTCCATGATGCCGGAGAGCGTCGAGCCTTCCTTGGCCATGGTGATGAAGATCTCCCCCGGAGTGCCGTCCTCGTAAAGCCCGACCGTGATGTAACCGTCGTGGCCGCCGACCGAGAATTTGTGGGTGATAGCTTGGCGCTCGGTGGGCAGCTTGCGACGCTGGAGCGTCCGCCGCGCGCCGGGAAAGAGTTCCGGCTGGTCGGGGAGTTCCGCTTTCCCTTTTTCCTCAGGCTTGGCCATGACTTTTTCTTTCTGCTTCCCGGCGTCGGCGGTGTTGAGGGGTTGGGCGCGCTTGGAGCTGTCGCGGTAGATGGCGATGGCTTTGAGCCCCTGCTTCCAGCCATCCACGTAAGCTTGCATTATATCCTCAACCGTAGATTCAGCCGGGAGATTGACGGTTTTCGAAATGGCGCCGGAAAGGAATGGCTGCACGGCTGACATCATCTTGACGTGCCCGGAAGGCGAGATGGAACGGCTGCCGGTCGAAGGCTTCAGCGAGCAATCAAAGACCGGCAGATGTTCTGCTTGAAGGTGCGGCGCGCCTTCGATGGTTCCTTGCTTGTCGATGTAGTCCACAATGTCGCTCACCTGGGCAGGTGAATAGCCCAGGCGAACGAGCGCGGTGGGTACCGTCTGGTTGACGATCTTGATGACCCCGCCGCCCACCAGCTTCTTGAATTTCACGAGCGCCAAGTCAGGCTCGACGCCGGTCGTGTCGCAATCCATCATGAAGCCGATGGTGCCGGTCGGAGCGAGCACGGTGACTTGCGCGTTGCGGTAGCCGTGCGTGCGACCTTCCTCGAGCGCTTCGTCCCAGGACTTTCTCGCCGCCGCCAGCAGAGGCATCAAGGCGGCCTGCACGCGGTTGGCCGCCAGGGACCTGGCTTTCTCATTCTGCATTTCACGAGTGGCGATCTTGTGCGCCGCCTCCCGGTGCATGCCGATGACGTCAAGCATGGGCTCGCGGTTGCGCTCGTAGCCGGGGAAGGGGCCGGTGGCCTGGGCGATGCGGGCGCTCTGGAGGTAGGCTTCGCCGGTCATCAGGGCGGTGATGGCGGCCGCGATTTCCCGGCCGGCGCCGGAATCATAGGGCAAGGCGAGAGACATCAGCAGCGCGCCCAGGTTGGCGTAGCCAAGTCCGAGCGGGCGGTAATCGTGGCTGTTCTGGGCGATTTTGGGCGTGGGATAGCTGGCGTTGTCCACGATGATTTCCTGCGCCAGGAGGGAAACGTCCACCGCGTGACGAAACGCTTCCGTATCGAACTGCCCGCCCGGGGAGAGAAACTTCAACAGGTTGAGCGAGGCCAGGTTGCAGGCGGTGTCGTCCAGGAACATGTACTCGGAGCAGGGATTGGAGGCGTTGATGCGAGCGGTGTTCTTCGAGGTATGCCACCGGTTGATGGTGGTATCGAACTGCATGCCCGGGTCACCACACTGATAAGTGGACTCGGCAATCTTGCGGAGCAAGTCGCGGGCGCGATACTTGTGGAGCGGCTCGCCAGTGGTGACCCGCCGGGTCCACCATTCGCCGTCTTTCTCCGCCGCTTGCATGAATTCATCGGTGACGCGGACGGAGTGATTGGCGTTCTGGTAGAAGATGGAGCTGTAAGCTTCGCCATCGATGGAACTGTCGTAGCCGATCGCAGCCAGTTGCCATGCTTTGCGCTCCTCACGCGCCTTGCAATCAATGAACTGGACGATGTCCGGGTGCTCGATGTTCAGGATCACCATCTTGGCCGCCCGGCGCGTCTTGCCGCCCGACTTGATGACGCCCGCGAAGGCGTCAAAACCCCGCATGAAGCTGACCGGGCCGGAAGCAATCCCTCCGCCGGAGAGGCCCTCGAAACTCGAACGCAACGCCGAAAAATTCGTCCCCGTGCCGGAACCCCACTTGAAGAGCATCCCCTCGGTCTTGGTGAGATCCATGATCGAGCTCATGGAGTCGTCAATCG
Coding sequences within:
- a CDS encoding vitamin B12-dependent ribonucleotide reductase; protein product: MNGRHTVVNGGRKQAQRAKGLSVPRLFTNSRVSPFDEVEWERRSASISNDKGEVIFRQDDVETPKNWSQTATNIVASKYFHGKLGSAQRETSVRQLISRVVNALVRWGEPGNYFATHEDRDAFRDELTHLLVQQKLSFNSPVWFNLGVQPKPQCSACFINSIDDSMSSIMDLTKTEGMLFKWGSGTGTNFSALRSSFEGLSGGGIASGPVSFMRGFDAFAGVIKSGGKTRRAAKMVILNIEHPDIVQFIDCKAREERKAWQLAAIGYDSSIDGEAYSSIFYQNANHSVRVTDEFMQAAEKDGEWWTRRVTTGEPLHKYRARDLLRKIAESTYQCGDPGMQFDTTINRWHTSKNTARINASNPCSEYMFLDDTACNLASLNLLKFLSPGGQFDTEAFRHAVDVSLLAQEIIVDNASYPTPKIAQNSHDYRPLGLGYANLGALLMSLALPYDSGAGREIAAAITALMTGEAYLQSARIAQATGPFPGYERNREPMLDVIGMHREAAHKIATREMQNEKARSLAANRVQAALMPLLAAARKSWDEALEEGRTHGYRNAQVTVLAPTGTIGFMMDCDTTGVEPDLALVKFKKLVGGGVIKIVNQTVPTALVRLGYSPAQVSDIVDYIDKQGTIEGAPHLQAEHLPVFDCSLKPSTGSRSISPSGHVKMMSAVQPFLSGAISKTVNLPAESTVEDIMQAYVDGWKQGLKAIAIYRDSSKRAQPLNTADAGKQKEKVMAKPEEKGKAELPDQPELFPGARRTLQRRKLPTERQAITHKFSVGGHDGYITVGLYEDGTPGEIFITMAKEGSTLSGIMDAFATAISISLQYGVPLRVFAEKFAHMRFEPSGWTGNPEIPYAKSIMDYIFRWLGSKFISPEYRQGEIESSISASTPPHIGETKRPATGRITPPSGTQVGAPSTPQPVAAVEDAPTCADCGSLMFRNGNCYKCENCGSTSGCS
- a CDS encoding cupin domain-containing protein, translated to MNEDQEFKLVPPGSGKTVSLVGDIYTFLMVGEETGGAYALIEVVIPPQGGPPPHIHRREDEAFYVLEGELEFMVNRRTVKAGPGSFLHLPKNSLHCFKNVSSTTARMLVHVAPAGLEKFFEEVGHPLKDKSAGPAPVTPADIEKLVAVAPKYGIEIKLPPA